ATATCTCCTGCTGCAGGTACTGTTGTTGACAAGGCGCAACTTACAACAGTTACAGGATTACAGTTTGCTATAGACTGTCCTTTGCCGGGGGCGGTTGATGTGGCAGTAATAATCTGTCCTGTGGTTAAAACCGGAGAAATTCCCGTAAGAGTCCATACTCCTAAACTAACAGAAGTTGTACCAATAGAAGCTCCATTCTTATATACCGTTATCACTGTACCATCAGCTTCAGTAGAGGTGCCCGATACCGATGAATCTCCCGTACTAACACCTGAAATACCCGGACAAAGTGAACGATCCGGACATACCACACCAGGAGCGCAGGGAGTATAATTATCAATAATATGTACAAAGCAATTTTCAAGACTGCCACAACTGGAATCAATACCAGCAATATCAGAAGCAGATGCAGGATTACACAGAGTCGATTTTTGAGCTCCCATATTATCAACCATTGCCATACGGATGGCTGTACTTGAATTGATGATCGTGGATAATGGCGCAAACGTAGTTGTCAGGTCACTCATCTTTACGAAAAAATCATAAAAATAATCCGGATTACTGCAACTTGTGGTCAGGGCAATCGACTTTTGATAATTTGTAGTTCCAGCATACGAAATAACAGGTGTACAATTATTATTATTTACATCATATACAAAAACGCCAAAATTTGTGGCTAACACTATTTCTATCTCAAAACCCGGATTTGAATTTGAATATTGCGGATCGGCATTAGGTCCAACTCCGCCAAATTTACCATCGGTGTCAATCAGAATACTATAACTTTTTGAATTAGGAGAACTACTTCCCATCCTCATCCTAAAAAGCCAATTACCATTACCATCTAAATAAGATTGAACAGGATCCTGATCTCCCTGATCTACAAAATCAGTAAAACTACAATTTGGTCCTGCACTAAGATCACTGTTTGGCTCTATCATAGGAAAAACCAATGATTTATATGGAATCTCACTTTGAAGCTGATCATCTGTTGTAAAACCGTTTGCAGTAGCCGACGTAAAACCATCTCCATTGGGATCAAGTACTGTAGTTCCCGCTCCTGTAGCAGGATTATAAATCATTCCCGGAGTTTGGGCAGTAACTTTACTAAAACTCAATAAAACAAACAATGCAATAAGTAAAATTTTTCTCATAATAAAAAGCTTTTATTGTACAGAATAACTTTTTTAACATAGGCCTTATAAAAAAATATCAAAACAATTTTGTAGAAATATTACTGCAATTCAAACCGTACTGTTCGCAATAGATCAATTAACTTAGCATTAAATAAATTCACTCAACAAATAGCATGTAGAAAAAAAACTGACCTTTTTATGAATCAGTTCAGGAAATAAGAAAGGGAAAAAATAGGTTGTGGCAATAAGTAATTTTGACACAATAACTTAGCTGACAAATAATAATTTATCATGCCATAAAAACAACAAATAAATTGTCGTGTTTAAAAAATCAATTTGCAGAAATGAATTAAACGATTATACTCCGCTTAATTTTTTTACATACAGTAAGCAGGTAACATTAGAATCAACTATTTTAATTCTAAAAAAATCACACTTTGGTTGTGTGAAACAAAATTCAGAGTAAATAATTCTTTTCATAGGTACAGATTTTTTTAATGATAGATTCCGGCTTGTGTAAATGTAAGAAAAAAGAATGAAAAAGCAAGTTATAATTTCCAATAAATCAGCATTTTCTTTAATATGATTATCTAATATAGAAAACAATTATGATACCTAGAGCTCTCATTTTAATTCATTTCTAAAACACTACACAATATTTCTCAATCAAAAATAAATATTTACTTTTAATTGTTTATAGGTAAAAATACGCGTTTCTTATCCTAAAAGAGAGAGAGTACTTCCGTATCTTCAAGCTTCACTCCTTTAAAATCAGCTAATCAGATATTTATTTTTATTCTTATATTTTTTTATGGAAACAAGCATTGTAATAAGAATTAACCGAAAATATGCAATTTGTATATTTGTGAATTAACAGAAATTACTAAATGATAATGCATCAAAAATAGAGAACTATGTCAATAACAAAAGAATCGGAGTTATTAGGAATGCAAAAAGCAAGTGATGCTGTTGCCTATACTCTCAAAGAAATGATAGATTATGCTCAGCCTGGAATGAGTACAAAAGAGCTCGACCAATACGGAGCAAAAATTTTATCTGATTTTGGAGCAAAGTCTGCACCACATTTGACTTATGGCTTTCCAGGTTGGAACTGTATAAGTGTTGGTAATGAATTTTGTCACGGAATTCCTTCTGTGAAAAGAATTCTAAAAGAAGGCGATCTAATAAACATTGACGTTTCAGCAGAACTTGACGGATTTTGGGCAGATAATGGAGCTTCATTCGTTTTAGGAAAAGACATTCGCCAACATCAAAAAATTGTTAATGCTTCAAGAGAAATCTTAGAAAAAGCAATTAATAATATAAAGGACGGTGTTAAAATTTCGGATATTGGATACATAATGGAAACGGAAGCAAAAAGAAGAGGCTTTAAAATCATTAAAAATCTAAGCGGGCACGGAATTGGAAGAAGTTTACACGAACAACCTGATGAAATTTTGAATTATAGAAATCGTTTTGATCAAAGACGATTTAAGAAGAATGCCGTAGTAGCAATTGAGACTTTTATTTCAACTAATTCAACATATGCTATAGAATTAAATGACGGCTGGACAATGGTTGGGAACAATGGTGGTTTTATGGCACAACACGAGCACACAATTGTTGTAACGGACGGAAAACCGATAATACTAACAGAAAAAAACGGAATTTTTAACTAAAGTAGTTTTCATACATAAGCAACTTATCAAAATTGTGTAGTTTTTCAATTAATTAAAAATAACGTTTCTTTGATTTTACTGCTAAAATGGACAAAGCAGTTTTAAACCGATTCATTTTTTTGACGCTATAATTTTAAAAATGAAAAAAAAGTAAGTTTAGATGCGGGAGACAACATAAATAACAATATAATTTTTATAGTTCCTCAGTGTGAAACGCCTGATGTATCACTTAGAAAAATTTAACAAAATACTATTGATTCAATACAATAGTATCTCAAAATTGGGTTGTACTTATTATTTATTGCCATAATTAGAAATGATTGGGCACTCATTCTCTGTCTTCTTTTAATCAGAAGAAAATCTACTGTGTTACCCGATTTATCTACAGCCCTATACAAATAATACCAAATACCTTTAACTTTTATATCGGTCTCATCCATTCTCTAGCTCATTCCCGCTCTAATCTCTCTCTTTTTCATTTGAAATTCCATGATTGGAGCAAATTTAAATACCCAACGCTGAATCGTAGCATGATCAACCTGTATTCCGCGCATTTTCATTATTTCTTCAACATCCCTGCAACTCAATTTAAATCTCGATTTAAATCTCAATTTGAAATAAACAGCCTGAAGAATAATAACTTTGGGATAACAGTGACCTTTGGCATTCATTTAATATATTTTCAAGCATTGAGAATAATAGTTATTAATAGGTGAAACAGAACCCACAAATAATATTACTAATAAGAAATTAAATACTTTGTCCTAATTACTGTTTTAGCAGCAGTTTTAAGTTTTTTTGGTAGTGTCTAACTAAAAACTAAGATAATTCTTCCATTTCTAAGTCTGTAGTTTTTGTCAGCATATCCTGCTTAGATTTAAATACAATATTTAATATATACTGGCAAATAAAGTTACTCTCAACTTTATTTGGCAATTTATTTTTTGTGATTAATATCGGTTTGTCTTCTTTTTTGTCCGGAATACAGCCATGAGATCCTTTAACCAAACTGGCGTCCAATGGAATAACATTCATAAGGGTGCGAAACCCCAGTTTCTTTTTAATCAATTTAAAAAGGATGTGGGGCAAAATAAATCTCTGCTTAGGATCTAAAAACAACTCCACCGGATCATAACCTATTTTTTTATGAATTTCCACAGTACGGGCAAAATCGGGGGCCTTGTTATCCTCCATCCAGTAATAATAGGTGAACCAACTGTTATGATCTGCAACCAGAACAAGATCTCCTGAACGTTCGTGATCCAGATGGTGCTCTTTTTTTCCTTTGCTGTCCAATACTTTTGCAATTCCGGGTATCTTCTGAATTAATTCTTTGAGCTCAACAATATCTTCATTCTCTTTCACATATAAATGCGCAATTTGATGGTCTGCCAATGCAAAAGCCTTACATTCCCCGGTATCCAGTAATTCTAATCCTCGTTCTTCTCGTATTTGCAAATATCCGTGTGTGCGTAAAAATCGATTAATATGTATGGGATTGTTAACTTCAGTAATACCATACTCAGACAAAACAACAACTTCCGTCCCCTTACTTTCAAAATATTCGATTAAGTCTTTGCATACTTTGTCAATCGCTTTTACATCTTCATTGATTTCGGGTGACCCGGGTTGAAACTTTTGACAGCAGTAATCTAAATGTGGTAAGTAGATTAAAGTTAGTGTCGGATTATGCCATTGGTAAACAAGTTTTGCAGCATTGGCGATCCATTGGCTGGAACGGATTGTTGTTTTTGGTCCCCAAAAATCAAAAAGAGGAAATGTTCCCAGTTGAGCCTGGAGACGATCCCGTAAGTCAGAGGGTTTTGAATAACAATCAGGCTTCTTCTGTCCATCTGCCCAATATTGCGGACGCGGTGTCACTGTAAAATTAGCATCAGAATACATATTGTACCACCAAAACAAATTAGCACAAGTAAATGACGGATCTATTTCCCTTGCTAAATCCCATATTTTTGGTGATTGTACCAGTTTATTTGACTGTTTCCACATTTTTACCTCCATATCATTCCTGTCGTACCATCCATTTCCCACAATCCCATGTTCCGAAGGCCATTTTCCGGTTAAGTAAGTCGCCTGAGCTGAACAGGTGAGCGCCGGAAGTACTGGTTCAATAATACTTAAATTCCCCTTTCTCTTTTGCCATTGATGCAAAAAAAGATCCGGATTTTGAAGTAGGGAACTCGTAAGTCCTACTACATTTATAACGACTGTTTGCTGCATGATTTTGGTAGTATAGTTTTATATAGCCGGCATTTTTTTACCAGAAATTATATAGATTAAAATGATTTTCACATTGCACATTTTACAATCATCATTTCACAATTTATCAAGTACCCATTTCAGCTCTCTCTCGATGGATTGATCTAAATCGGTTTGTAAATGAATCGGCAATACCTGCCAGGTATAGGTTTCGATTTCCAGATGTCTGGTAAACTCATTTTTGTGCCAACTTCGCAAAATTGTTGTAATATCATTTTGAGTAGATTGCAAGAGCTGATAATCTTCAACAAATATGGGTACATGAAAATGAGTACGAAGCTCCCGAAAATCATCACGGCTTATCGCTTCTATTCCATTTTTCAAATCCTTAAATTTGAGTAATGCTCCTTCTTTTGTTTTAATAACTGCCTGGTGCAGATAGGTCGGTTCATCAAAAGTTTTCAGGCATTTTTGGAGTTGTTCAACTGTTGTATTTTCTGAAACTGTACATTTGAGCGCGGCACTAATTTGTAATTTGCCAATATTCAAACCGTGCTTTTGCATTTTTCTGATGACCTCATCACTTTCTTCAAATCCAATGGAAAAATGGCAGACATCATAACAAAGCTGTATGTGATTACGAATATATTCTTGTGCCTGAATTAAACTGCATAAAAGATTTTTGGCTAATAATGAAGCTCCTTCCTTAAGTAAATAATCCTCGAAAAAAGCGATATATTCGTCGCTGCTTTCAATTATGCCATCGGGTTCCGGTTCTATATCCAAATGCATCATTTTACCTTTGGATTCCTGTATTTTAACCAACTGAGCCACTACTGTGATCAACTGGCTTGTGGCAGTTCGTTTTGCTTCAGTTAAACTGTTTTCGGTAGCATACCAATGTTTATAAGAAAGCGGTGAAGTCGAAATTCCTCCTTCGATATCAGGTGGCAAAAGTTGCGATAAAATGTTAAAAAGCAACTCTGTGTAATTTAATCTGTCAGGGCTTGTCCAATCTGGTAAATGAACTTTATCCTTAATGACCTCGTTATGAAAATTTCCATATGGAAATCCATTCATCGTAAATACATACATTTCGTTTTTCTGTAACCAGTCTTTAAAAATCAAAAGATGATTTTCTGCTATCAATTCAGAAGCAGCCTGATAAGAAAGCCGTAAACCTATACCAAAAGGCTTATGTGGAGAGACTTTCTTTTTAAGTGGAATACAATACGTTTTTACACTTTCAAAAACAGCTTCCCAGGATTCGCCCGCATGAATATTGGTACAGTAACTTAAATGACTATTGGAACCAATTAACATACTTCTGTATTTAGCTGACAAAATGAATTGAGATACTGAACCGATTGTATAATTATCTCTTTATCCAGTGCATGTACCTCTTCACCAATACCTATTTCATTTATCAACATGATCGTAAGCCGGCCGCCAAGATGCTCTCTGAACTCTTCTAATCCTCTAATTACCTCCTCTAAATGAGCATCAAGAACCGGGTGTGTTATTGCAAAACCCAATGTTAGGAAACATTTTAAAATTCGTTCCAGACTCAGTGCATCAATTCTATGTATCAAAAAAGAGTAAGTAACATCGAGGGCTATACCAATTGCTACGGCTTCTCCGTGGGTAATTTCATAATTAGTAAGCTGTTCCATTTTGTGGGCTGCCCAATGTCCAAAGTCTAATGGACGAGATGAACCTTTCTCAAAGGGATCCCCATTTTTAGAAATATGATCGGTATGCAAAGCAGCACAACGAATAATAAGCGTTTCCATAACCGAAACTTCTCTGTTGTTAAGAGCCTGCGCATTATTCTCTATCCAGTCAAAAAAAGAAGCATCTTTTATGAGTGCCACTTTTATAGCTTCGGAAATACCGGATCGCCAGTCCCGTTCCTTTAGCGTTGTTAAAAAATCAGAATCATTTAGTACTGCATACGGTGGGGCAAATGTACCCAGAAAGTTCTTTTTACCAAAATAATTCATACTGTTCTTTACCCCAACTCCCGAATCGTTTTGAGATAAAACAGTCGTTGGTATCCGGATCAGGCGTACACCGCGATGTGCAATTGCCGCAGCATAACCTACGGCATCTAGTACAGCGCCCCCTCCTATTGCAATAAGAAAAGAATGCCTGTCTATTTTATTGTCATTGATTAATTGCAGAACCGATTCAATAACATCCAAACTATTCTTAACGGCTTCTCCTCCCTGAACGACATTGATACTATGTTCTGAAATTCCAAACTGATAATGATTAAAATAGTGAATCACATTTGCGATGAACTGACTTGTTGTTTCAACAACTCCTCTATCTATTACTATAGCAATTTTGGGCTGTTGGAAAGCGGGTTCTTTTTTGATCACATCAATAAGTGAGGTATTGCCGGTATCAAATAAAGAACGGCTAAAAATAATGTCATAATTAAATGTGACCTGAAAATTCTGCTGAAGTATCTGTTGTTGTTTCATTTTGATAAAGTATAAATCAGGTTACGGCAAACTTTTTAGATAATAAAATCGATATTGGCAACAAGGCCAGTACAAACAATGCGTATACCAGTCCTGCCGAACCTGCTACATAACTTGCATTAAGAGGAATTAGGGATAATACCCCTGTTTTTACCGCCTTTTGTATCGCAACCGGCTGATTGTAAAGGAAAGCTTTGTATTTTGCAAAAAAATTAATTCCGTACCAAAAAAGAAGAAAAGGCAGGAGCTGCCAAAATCTAAATTCAAGCTTGTATCCTATAAAAATAAACAGAACAACTACTATTGCATCGAGTATCAGAGCAGTCAGTATAGCGGACTTATTATTTCCCGAAGCTTCTTTTTTAGCCGTAAGTGTGATGGCTGCAATAAATAAAATAGGAATAATGCCAATGTACCAATAAGTAAAAACGGCGTCATTATTGATGCTCATCCCTAAAAGCAAATTTCCTCCCCGACAAAGTCCCATGTTTAATGGACCTGCAATGGAATAATGTTTACTTATTTTATCATAAGTAAGAGCCAATACACCAATTACCGCTGCCAGCATACCACTGAGAACTGATACCGCAAAAGCAAATCCGATTCCTGCCAGTAACATAAAACTGCCCAGTAAAATAGCTTCATCTTTGCTCACCAACCCACGTGGGAGTACTCTTTCCGGCCGATTTATGGTATCTGCTTCCAAATCGAAAATATCATTAAATACAATACCCCCTCCATACAAGCCAATTGTAGAAAGCACGAGCAGCAACACATTCTGTATCCCATTCTCATTGTTGCCATTCAAAACTAAAAGCCCGGAAACAGCAATCCCCGCAAGAATATCAGTCACTGCCGTAACAATATTTGCGGGACGCACTAAGGTTACTAAATAGAATAACTTACCTGACATCTAGTTTTCTATAATGATTTTTGGATATACAATTTCTTTAGATTCCTGTCCTCTGAGCACACTGCTTCCTTCAAATAAAGAATCCTGAGTGATAGTGATTTCATTTTTCCAGTCTTCTTCATTCATTTGCCCGCTTTGAGAATAAGCCGTTAAGGCATTTTTATAGCAGGTTAGATGAACATCTTCTTTAGCAATTCCTCTTTCAAGCATTAAAGCTGCCGTTTTAGGAACAGATAAAGGATCACTTACTCCCCAATCGGCAGAACTGTCTACAATAATACGTTCAGATCCGTACTGCTTTACAACCTCTACCATCCGTTCATTCCCCATTTTGGTATTGGGATAAATGGTAAAAGCAGCCCAATATCCGCGATCTAAAACCTGTTTGGCTGTTTCTTCGTTATTGTGGTCGATTACCACCATATGAGGAGCCACTCCATGTTCTTCCAGCACATCCATACTTCTGATGGTTCCATTTTTTTTATCCCGATGCGGGGTATGAACCATTATCGGCAAATTAAATTTCAAAGCCAAATCGATCTGTAGTCTGAAATATTTATCTTCGGCCGGAGTCTGATCGTCATAACCAATTTCTCCAATTGCCACTACTCCTTCTTTTGCTGCAAACAACGGTAATAAATCCATCACTTTTTCTGCCAGAGCTTCATTGTTGGCTTCTTTAGAGTTTAGCCCTATAGTACAATAATGCTTAATTCCGAATTGTGAAGCTCTGAATCTTTCCCACCCCACCAAGGTGCTGAAATAATCCTTAAAAGAAGAAGCTTCTGTTCGTGCCTGGCCAAGCCAAAATGCCGGTTCAATAACAGCTACAATACCTGCAGCACGCATTGCCTGGTAATCATCTGTTGTTCTGGATACCATGTGAATATGTGGGTCAATGTAATACATGTACTAAATTTTTAATAGTGAATAATATTGGGTTCCTATTTCATCCCATGTTGCCGTGCTTTGAGATAATACCTCTTCAGAAATTTCATTTTCTTTAAAAAAAATACTCTCTTTCAGCACTTTTACCGCAGCCACTTGGGTCAATAACTCTCCGGTTCCTATTGCTTTTGTCAGATCGTCTGCTATTTCCCGGTTTACAAAACCGGCTGTCAATCTCCAAATTTCCGGTGATACTAATCGTCCTGCCGACCAGCGTTCGTGAATATAATCGTTTATAATTAAGGCCAGCTTTTCATTTTTACGTAGTTTTAAGCCAATAATTTGATACAATGGACGCCCCATAAAAAGGGCTTTCAGCACCAACTGATTCCATGCATCAACCGGCAGGTATTTTGCTGCAAAAGGATTCCCTAAGGCTACAGCATCAAACACTGCAACCATATTGGTTCTGATTCCTTCCTGAATTGTCAAAATAAATTCCTCTGCATTTTTTAAGAAAAAAAGTCCCTTATACAAACTGACTAACTCTTTTATGTCTGCCATTTCTGCCAGGTTCTTTATTGTTTCAATATTTTGATGCTCTGGAAGGTGCATCATTAACAAACTACGGCAAAGCTGCTGCAGATCCCAATTAGCTGTTGTAAAGCCGGGATACAATTCTTCCAGCAAAATAGTTTCCTGCAAGGTCCATTTTGGAATTATTGGCGAAATTTTCCTGGTAACTAAACCAAAAGTCTGAAAAAACTGTGTGTTGTTCTCAAACCAGATATGGCTTTCCATCCAATCTGATTCAGCTTCTGAAAGTTTCTGTCGAATTAGAGTTCGTATTATTTCTGCTGAATTAATTCTTATTGCTGTTGCTGTCCTATCCGTTTTCATTTTATAAATCTTTTTGGGCTCAGTTACTTTAAAATGTTTTCCCTGACAACCAGTGAATTATTATCCGGATCTCTAAAAAAGAAAAAACGATCTTCATACCCGTCATCTGAAGTATTAGAATTGATTACAACACCGTCTATTTCATCGATCACCACTCCATTGACTCTAAAATAATCAAGCGTTGCCTGAATATCCTTTACAATAAAGCTCGGAACTGTTCCTGTTTCCGGTAGTGGGTAAAAAGGAGTGTCAATATCTTTGTATAATCCCAGCATAAAACCATCTTTGTTCTTATGCTCTAAATACAGTTGTATAAAGGATTCTGTGCCAAAATTCCCATCAGAGTTGAGCGTATATCTACCATCTGTTTTAAAATCAAGGATTTCCTCATAGAATTTTTTAGATTTAAGAATATCACTGACTGATACTTTTATCACTACTGCTTTTGACTTAAATTTCATTTCTTTTTTACTTTTAAATCAACACATTATTCCCCAACAACATATTCAAAACTAGGCCCCGTTACAAAACCAGGGTGATTAGGATCGGGAATCGCCAGCAACTTAAGAGCATATAATCGCAAAGAATACATTACCCCCATTGCGGTACTAATCTTCTCTGGTTCTCCATTAAAAGTTTCATGCAAACTATTAAGCAAAGAAGTGTAGTTGTAATTAAAGAACTTACTATTAATATAAGCCTGAGAATCCTTTGGATAATCATTCATTTTAGGATTTGGCCACATATTTGGTACTAATTCAGGATTAAACGCAATTAATGGATCCCCAAACATATACCCTCCCTCAGGGTCTGCCTGTATTGTTTTACCCTTATAAATTTCTTCAAAACGGTAGTAGTGCGCCAGTTCAGGAACATTTCCATCGTCTGCAGAACTTACAAATGGATCTGTTGTTGTTCCTTCACCCTGATCAATAATGATATCTATACCTCTTATAGCAGTTGCCTCATCGACAATAGGGAATAATAAAGATGCATCATAAAATTTTTCAAAGGTCATTTGATAGTTTGGATTTCCAACAAATATTGTTTTTCCTTCCGCTTTTGCAGCAGCTTCAAGTTCTACTATTATTTCTTTTATTCTGGTATAAAACACTCCTATGGTAATTACATTAGAGACCATCAAACGATTATGGATATCAATTGGATCTTCTGGCTCTTCAATTGACATAAAAACATCTTTCACAAGATCTAAAGAAAACTTTTTGAGCGGCACCTGTAATCCATCAACTACAGAGCCTGGTAAAGGCCCCGGGTATAGTGGTATAAAACCAGGTTTATTAATAACCGGACTTCCTCCTACAGCATTCAATATATTGCAGGCTATAGATAAATGCAGCATTTCTTCACGAACTACAGAACCTATCAGGTTTGATATTTGATCATTACCGGTCTCAAATAGCGTAAAATTTGCTGTTAAGTAGGGCGGAATTGTGGAATGTTCTAACTCAATGGCAGTTTGCAGCGCATTTTTTAGATCGGAGAGAGTCTCAATTTTTATCGTTTTTAAGAATATCATAATCAGATTTTTATTTTATGAATACTATGCTTTATTTGCTGTTGCAGTTTTATCGATGACATCTTGTAAATAGTTCAAAATAACCGTCTTTTTATATTTAGAAAGATCTCTTGTTGCAGGCATATAATTAGGATCATCAAGATCTTTACTAAAAACTAAATGCAATATTTGCGCATTTTTATCAACCACCGTTTTATCTGCCAGATTAAAAATTCCTTTTGACATCAACGGATACAAATTGGCATATTGCTGCATGATGGGCTGAATAAAGTTGTCCCAGTCAGGAATTATTTTTGGGGTTGGAGCACCTGAAAAAATCAAAAGACTAATAAAATTAGACTGATTACAATCGTCAAAACTTTGCGTGCTCAGATTATAGCTGATAGCATAAATTTGTCCATCAATGTATACTCTCGGATTTCCGGGATCGGGAGCTGTAAACCTAAGTACAGCTTTACCATTTGCATCTGTTGTAACTTCTGCGGGTTTATTTCCTGAGAAATA
This portion of the Flavobacterium lipolyticum genome encodes:
- a CDS encoding ferritin-like domain-containing protein, with protein sequence MIFLKTIKIETLSDLKNALQTAIELEHSTIPPYLTANFTLFETGNDQISNLIGSVVREEMLHLSIACNILNAVGGSPVINKPGFIPLYPGPLPGSVVDGLQVPLKKFSLDLVKDVFMSIEEPEDPIDIHNRLMVSNVITIGVFYTRIKEIIVELEAAAKAEGKTIFVGNPNYQMTFEKFYDASLLFPIVDEATAIRGIDIIIDQGEGTTTDPFVSSADDGNVPELAHYYRFEEIYKGKTIQADPEGGYMFGDPLIAFNPELVPNMWPNPKMNDYPKDSQAYINSKFFNYNYTSLLNSLHETFNGEPEKISTAMGVMYSLRLYALKLLAIPDPNHPGFVTGPSFEYVVGE